The genomic region GGTTCTGGCGCTGAAGGAGTGGCTGCACCAGCTCGCGGCCCGGATCGAGAGCGAGGACGTCGAGGCCACGCTGAAGTTCGCGCTGGTGAGCGTGATCGTGCTGCCGCTCGTGCCCAACCAGAACTTCGGGCCCGCGCCGTTCGACGTGATCAACCCGTACAAGATCTGGCTCATGGTCGTGCTGATCTCGGGCCTGAACTTCGCGAGCTACCTGCTCGTGAAGGTGGTCGGCGCGGAGCACGGCATCGGTCTCACGGGGCTGCTCGGGGGCCTGGTCTCGAGCACGGCAGTCACGCTGGGCTTCTCGCAGCGCAGCCGCGAGCAGCCGCAGCAGAGCGCGGCGCTCGCGCTGGGCATCCTGGTCGCGTGGAGCGTGATGTTCCTGCGCGTGATCCTCCTGGTGGGCGCCGTGGACCGGGCGCTCTTGCCGCGGATCGCCGGCGCGATGCTCTCGTTCGCCATCCCGGGCCTGGCCGTGTGCGCGTTCCTCTGGCGCCGGTCGCGCACGGGCGACACGGCCTCGGTCACGGCGGGCTCGAACCCGTTCGAGCTGGGGCAGGCGATCCGCTTCGGCCTGTTGTTCGGCGTGATCACGTTCGCCGCCAAGGCCGCGCAGGTGTATCTGGGGTCGGCGGGGCTGTATCTCGCCGGCGCGATCGCGGGACTCACCGACGTCGACGCGATCGCGCTCTCGATGGCGCAGCTCTCGCTCTCCGACCCGGCGAGCTCCGGCCCGGCGTTCCTCACGATCGTGCTGGCCGTGGCCTCGAACACCTTGTTCAAGGCCGGAATGGTCGGCTTCCTGGCGGCCGTCGGCCTGCGGCGGATCGTGCTCGCGGGAGCCGGTGTGATTCTTTGCGGGGCCGCGCTCGGTGCCGCGCTGCTCTAGCCTGCTCGCGCTCCTGGCCGCCGCGGCTCTCGCGCGCGAGGCTGCCGCAGCGGATCCCCCGCCCGCGGCGCCGATCGATCTCACGCTGTACCGCGACGGCGACACGTACCTGCGGCCCACGCTCGCGCTCGAGAGCGCGATCTTCGCCGAGCACGACGCCTGGCACGGCGAGTCACGAAGCGTGCTCGGCGACGCCGTCGGCTACTGGTGGGAGTGGGCGTTCACGGGCGGGCTGGAGGGGGCGCTGGCGCTGGGTGAGTTCGGCTCGGTCTTCGGCCGGGCTTCCGCGATCGCCGCGCGCAGTCAGGGGCTCGACGCGGCGGGCTCCAACGTCGACGACCGCTACGCGGGCGACGTGGAGTTCGACGACGCCTGCCTGGGCTGGCGCTCGGGCGAGCTCTTCCCGAGCCTGGGTCACGACGCGCTCGAGCTCTCGGTCGGCAAGCAGAAGTACCAGGTCGGGAACGGCTTCCTGGTGTTGGACGGCGCCAGCGACGGCGGCGAGCGCGGCGCGTTCTGGCTCGCGCCGCGCAAGGCGTTCTACATGAGCGCAGTCGCGCGACTCACCACGGGCCCCTACCGCGCCGAGCTCTTCTACCTGCGCCCGAACGACCACCCGTTCTCGGGCACCGACGCCGTCGGCGGGAACTTCGAGTACGGCGCGGGCGAGACCGGGACCATCGGCTTCACCTACCTGAAGGTCGTCGGGTCAC from Myxococcota bacterium harbors:
- a CDS encoding MgtC/SapB family protein; protein product: MGLGVVLGLERERKKTPVEFAGVRTLGLLGLTGGLAAFFDQELGRPWLAIGLFAAAAGLVIVSYGATVRQGELGVTTELSALLSFALGYLCVAGHLLTATALAVASGGVLALKEWLHQLAARIESEDVEATLKFALVSVIVLPLVPNQNFGPAPFDVINPYKIWLMVVLISGLNFASYLLVKVVGAEHGIGLTGLLGGLVSSTAVTLGFSQRSREQPQQSAALALGILVAWSVMFLRVILLVGAVDRALLPRIAGAMLSFAIPGLAVCAFLWRRSRTGDTASVTAGSNPFELGQAIRFGLLFGVITFAAKAAQVYLGSAGLYLAGAIAGLTDVDAIALSMAQLSLSDPASSGPAFLTIVLAVASNTLFKAGMVGFLAAVGLRRIVLAGAGVILCGAALGAALL
- a CDS encoding alginate export family protein yields the protein MPRCSSLLALLAAAALAREAAAADPPPAAPIDLTLYRDGDTYLRPTLALESAIFAEHDAWHGESRSVLGDAVGYWWEWAFTGGLEGALALGEFGSVFGRASAIAARSQGLDAAGSNVDDRYAGDVEFDDACLGWRSGELFPSLGHDALELSVGKQKYQVGNGFLVLDGASDGGERGAFWLAPRKAFYMSAVARLTTGPYRAELFYLRPNDHPFSGTDAVGGNFEYGAGETGTIGFTYLKVVGSQEASRAGLNLFDWRAALTPLPIDRALSLGAEWALELNGSRSHAAAWYAEGGYTFEQSPWTPFVGYRYSQFGGDRPSTAQSELWDPLFYGYNDWSTWYVGEIMGNFVAQNRDLRMQTVRLQVHPRDSVTAQLIYNYYALLEPVSELAARDENPRAANIHSHHLGQSFDLVTDWQPVSWLSFTGIVSALDPGAGMRQYVESDSRAWWLHFMLYAKVSF